A stretch of DNA from Telopea speciosissima isolate NSW1024214 ecotype Mountain lineage chromosome 5, Tspe_v1, whole genome shotgun sequence:
aaaaaaaaaaaaatgcatcaactcgccaagatctcgccgagatctcggctcgactcggtttctggcctagccgagatgccaccgagacccgagttctcgaaccttgttccacgtggaaccccaacaatctccccctccaccCGGGAGCTACCgagatcttcctcatcttcccCTCCACACAAGAGAATTCGAGATAACACTGGGTTCCCACGCCCTAGCTTTGCCCCAAGTTTGGCCTTACCACCACTTTGGCTCTGACATcacttgttagggacttggATAGAACTCAACCTCAAAAGTTAGCTGTTAAgcagagggtgcccaagtacctataaaCCCCCCACATTCCccattcatatccgatgtgggacGATTTTTTTCTGCGTTCTGCATGGAACCCTAACAATAAACAGTAGCTAACAAGGTATCAAAGCAGGGAGGTCTAGTGTGCgactcctgggaagtgcatTGGAAGTGTGAGCTACACTTgcaaagaccatgggatcctagCCCGCACATGtaggggagtgttgatgtatacattgatgttgcccttccctaacagctCAAGCTTTTAGATGAAACGGTAGCTAACACCTAGCAACCTCTATAAATTTCTTTGTTCaaatttaaataactaaaatgGTTAAACTGGAAGGATGAGATCATTAATATTAgtcaattttattttaaatgcaTTCAACAGTACAcaatctttaaacaaaaaacTTAATAATATCATGTTAccaaaaattatttattgtttttgtgcttcaaaaaattttttaaaaaaaagtttggaGTTACCAAAcagattttccttttttgcatagaaacaaaaataaaaacagtcAAACACTTTTGTTGttctgaaaataaaaacaatccaaacacagcctaaaatCTTGAAAAAACAGTTTTGACGGCTGATAATACAAGGAGATATAATTCCAACAAATGGTGGAACATATCGTTGAGATGTCAGTATGTGCAAATCTTCAGTGCCTCCTATCTATCCAGCTGTTGGAATGGCCAAATTATCCCCCTACGTGGCTCAAATCAAGGACTCCCACGGCCAGGCTTGATTAAATGACCTGAGTAGGAAAGCTGCtgtacatatgtatatatgcaTATTTTCATGCCTAAATATAAATTCTTGTAGCCTTGCTTCTAAAGACACAAGttggaaacttaaaaaaataaaataaaataaactattCCTTAAGCATGTAAATAGCTCGTCATATAATATGGACATATTATCGGAGTTGATTTGCTACATGATATCCAAGTGTGTTCTTCTCTATAATTTGTAAGACACATCAGTAAAACAGAAGAGCATTAATGCAAGACCAGAACTGTAATAGCTCACCAGACCCAATCTCACAACAGGATCACAAAATAACAATTCAATCACTCACAACCTCAACAAAAGTCAACCTTCTTAGATGAAGGTCAAACTTCAACAATCAATCACAAACAATGAGAATAGGCATCCTTCAGAAGATGGGAAAGAATCAGTGGTCAGATTGAGAGTAATCGAAGAATTTCAAATCTGAAATAACAAACCGaacaaatagaaattctgaaattaaatcaagtccAAGAGTTGGACTGGCCTCATACTCGGATTAAACTTAATCCTAGGTAGGATCAATCAAACCcccaaattacattcaaatcTGATGGCTGGACTCAAAAGTAATTAAACAAACACCAAATCAAATCCAAAAGTTGGATTGGcctcaaacttggatcaaactTAACCCTAGGTAGGATCAATCAAACCCCCAAATTACCTTCAAATCTGATGGCTGGACTCAAAAGTAATTAAACAAACACCAAATCTGGAATCAAATATACAGAAATTAGGAGATTTTGGATAGAATTAGATCAGCAGGTCAGATATGTGCAATAACCTGGTCGAGTGGTCTCCTTGGGTGTCCCTGTGATGTCCCAAAATCTTATCCAGAACTGATGCTTAGATCCCTCTCAGGTTGACATAAAAAAACAGAGCTACCGCAGGTATATTAATGACTTCCAGATGTACTTTAACACCCACAGAATATTAGAAGTTAATGGCAGATTGTAGGGGATTCAATAACACAAATCAGACACCCAAACAAAGATCAACAGAATCGATTAACAGAGATTCAAATCAGAAAAACAGAGCATGCGTGTAGGGGAAAGAAGGATAACAACCTATCTCAGACACACTGCTTCTCACAGGTATTGGCCAAAGGCAAGTCAGCAATAGCAATAATCAAAATCACCTGGCCAATGGGCCTTACAATGTTTATATAGAACTGAAATTAAACTCCTATTCTGATTAGGATTTCTATTATTAGCTAAGTATCTATTACAAATCATAGCTGAACTagaaataggaataataaactAATCCTACCCGAACTAGGAATAAAATAACACTACTAAGCTAACTACAGCTCCCACGAGCTGGATAATCTAGCCAAAAGCTGGCTGGCTCAAACTCCAAGAACCTGGTCCATATTAGACCTCCGTTTTTGCTACTGGTTTGTGCTTGCGGCTGTATTTAAGCCCTGAAAATTTATCTACATCAAGCAGAAATCTTTTGTGTGCATCACTCCACATAGTTTAACAAAATGGTTTCAGATATTTGATAAGAAATCCACAAACTTCTTGTTGCTGGGTCAAAATGATCAATTAACACAATACCAGTAATTTACAGAACATACTAACCATCAATAGCACCAAGATCCCCCATCCGTCCATATATTCCCTCTATCTGATTTGATTCTTTAGCTTGCAAAATAGCTTTCAAAACAGATCCTTGACTCTTTTCCGATTCCATGGTAGACAAAAGCTCTGTGAGTTTTTGTCTTGCAGTTTGTTCAATAGGAACAAGTAATTCTTGCTCTCTCAAGCAATCCTGTGAACATCTAAATTCGTCATACGGTACCCCATTTTGGCAGACAGATGATACAGGTACCAAAAGGAGATAAAACAATATGAACCTGTTCCACTTTACGAGCGTCTGATGCTTCATGTTTATATTTCTCTAAATCACTTTGCAACTTAACGATGCTCATACTctttactttaattttgtccGTTATCTCATTCATCTGCTTCTGAGCATCTTCAAAAGCTACCAAACCAGCTTCATGCTGAAACAGACAAGTACAGTATTCAACCAACCTATTAAAAATTGATGCCATCCAATCCACTATCTACTATGGGCAGTATCACAATATAAACATCCTGAACGAATGCAGAATTCAAAAATGTGGAAGAAATAAAATCGATGTGTGCAATCAGAAATCATCTACTCGTATTGaccaatcaaaaccaaaataaccATTTCACCTTCTCCTTTAAAAGTTGGCTTTCATTAGAAGCAACATCAAGTTTCCCTTTATGATCAATGAACAGTTTTTCCCATGGTTCTAGCTCAGCACGGACCTCCACAAGCTCTGAACGGTAACTCTCAGTTTTAACTGTATTTGACAGAAAGAAGGTAGCAGTTAAGTGCGACAATTTACTAGTAAGGTAAGGAAAATTATTTCAGATAAGACTGAAATAAATGAGTGAAGGTCTAGCATCAGTATGAACATGTCTCTAGTCAATAGCAGAACAGGCAATATATATTTATCTACTACTTATGCCAAAGGATCCAGTTGCGATCATGTTTCACCCATACAGAACCTTAATCTATGAAATATTGGTTAATGTGACCCAAGTTGCTCTTTAGCATGCAAGGGATTTATATAATTTACAAGGTAACAAGTTCAGGGCTCCAGCATTTTCACATATCAAACCTTCCACAGTGTAGTTAGAACAATAACTAGTTACTTTTCAGATCAATACCAACCAACTGACCAAAATGAAGTACTAGACATGCATCATTGACTAGTCAGTTGGCAGTACCCAACCAAGCACTGATTAATACCAAGTCTAATCAATCAACAAGGTCAACTATTTCGCATATGCTTCCAACCAGAGGTATTAGTAAGGTATTATACTATTATGCTTCAATATATATGCCGATGCCCTTGTTGCAGGTATTGACTATTTTGCATATCCTGTCAAATTGAGGCAATGAGTTTTGTGAAATCTCACACTCGTATTTTTCTCTTCTCGCCTATCCCAAAgaagtttttttcttctcaagcaCTGGTATTCCTCTCTCCTAGTCTCCGCCGAAGAAGTGTTTTAATATTTTCACCATGGCTTCAACAATACTTCTTTCTCAATCCCAACCATTTTCAGGTGAAACACACTTCAGAGTTCATCCCATCTTACCGCTAATTTCTTTCATGAATTTCTATTGCCAAGTGTTGGGAGAGAAGTTCTTTGCTCGGGTAGTGTTGCAACAATGGCAGACGAACAGAGAAGCAGGAGAAAAGATAACTGGACAAAGTGAAAGGGACCTAACTTGGGGTTTTTTGCATGACTCTAACAAAACTACCAAGTCAAGAGAAAAATATACTCACCAGGGCCGAGTCTGGGCATTTCTAAGCTTGGGTGAATCTCCAAGGATCTTGACCaggttttatggtttttttacTCGACTCGGGTGACTCACCcaagtcaaaacctggttttccaactgtGGGTTGACCCACAACAGTAGAAGGAAAATTGAATAAGATTAAAGCAGCAGGTCcataaataataatttcataaataaaatttaCCTTTTTCAACAAAACCTTACCAACAACTTCTTTCCAACTGTGGGGTAGACTAGAATAGAGAGACTAAGAAATCTTCTTTTGAGGTTTTTGTAACGAATTTTAGGTTCAACAATGTATTTCCGTTCAAGTGAAAAACCCCAAACGAGGGTAATTTGTTCTTTATTCATTATTTAGTTTTGACTTTTGTGATTGTTCTCTGCACTTTGGTAGTTTTGAGTACTTGAGCAAACAGTTGTGTCTAGTCCTTACGTTAAATTGGAATATTGGTTGAACTGACTATTCTTGAGTCAACCGATTTGACTGTTCATGTTTTGGCAAGCATTTTATAGTGTTTGCAGGGTGAAGCCCATTATAGTGTTTCCTCTTTTGTTGTTTGACAATTTATATGAATAGGCAAGCCACGTTTCCACACAAGAAATACCTTTCAACAATTTACAACCTTAATCAGTAGCTTTTTCTTGCAGGAGCACCCTACGGTGACTCTGAATTTTCACTACCCACATCAGCTGTTGCAGAATATCACCTTCTAGTTATATTCCCCCAATATCAAGTCAAACTGACACATTTTATGATCCTTATATCCACCATGCAAAATTTTAGGGACCAGCCATCTCTAACATGCTTGCACCAATCTCTTGAAAATATAAGAATTAAGAAATAATTCAAATCCCCATGCAAAGCTTAGAATACATTAAAACATCACAGTTTAGAAAATAGatgaaaatacagaaaaggcCCCACCTTTAGCACTCTCCTTAATTTCCTCTAGGACTTTCTCCTCATCCAAAAGGCATTGTTGTAGTTTGGGTACACCTTCCTCAAGTTTTGGAATCCAAGTTGTTGAATCCTCACACTCCTTTAATATCTCTTCAATCTTGGATGAATCCTGCaatataaggaaaaaagaaagaaaaaaaattagatccATTAATGTTTTTGAAAAGAAGATTATAAGTTCCCACGCACCTTTTCAAGCTTGTCCTCTAGTTTCTTGATTTTCAGCTTTATGTGCTTTAAATCTTCTCGATACTTCACATCCTGCCTCTCAAACTCTTTAAACTCATCCTTACAGGTTCGGAGGTTATCATCAAGTTCCTAATTTACACCACACAATCAATAAGCAGATTCAGTATGTGTCTACGGTAGCAGTATCTCATAATAGGAAAATACGTGGGTGCTTTGATCAGCTACTTCTAACATATACAAACCACTTAATTAATTCCTTCTCTTATTAAGAAAGACAATATGGCATCAGGACAATGCTATTGAATTGGACTTTGATCAATACCAGAATATGGAAAATATCAGATAAAATTATTGCACACCTCCTGTTGCTTCATATACTTATTGTGTACTCCTTCAAGATCCATCAGTGTCTTAGCATTTTCTTGAATCTTCTCCCTGAAGAATTATGCCACATTCAATTAATATATTGCTGCTTAAACGTAAGGTTGTTTGATTTGCGATAACAGCTACCTTTCATTCTTCAGATTTTCTTCCAAGTTGGATACATTTGTTTTCAGTTCAACCACATGAGAAGTAGCATCCTCAGAGGCCAATTTGGTAGCTTTCTCTCGCCATTTCAACAGGGACAACTCCTTCAACATGTAGGCCTCAGCTTCATTCTTAACATCCTGCACCATAGAATTATAAAGATATAGGTACTCAATGGttagagggtggaccttggtgcaacagtaaccaagtggtcacaggttcaagtctcAGGAAACAGCCCCTGtgcaaagcgggggtaaggcttcgtacattatgaccctacccagaccctgcagtggtgggagccccgtgcactgggtatacccttttttttaaggTACTCAATGGTTAACAATAAGGAGGAAGTATCCCCTCGCAAAATCTGCACTTACCTCCAagctatctctttctttctcagcTAATTTTACCATTTGCACTACTCCCGACCTTTTCTCATTGAGGGTCTCCAACCTAAGATACCAAAAACAACCAATATATTTGATTTTGTTATGAAATTATCATAGTTAACAATTTCCCTGAGAAAGAACATCTTCAAGGTTGATGCTAGTGGCAGTAATAAATTGACAAAGAAAAGCTTGAGTAGGGACTGGTAAGATTTAATTTAGCTCAGTTGGGGTAACAAGTTTTTCACCATAGGATAAGGCATCTAAGTGCTATAAGTTATAGTGCCTCTTTGAAGTATGCTAAATTAGATATAATGATGGCTACAGACGTCAAGGGACAGGAGATGGTCAATATCCTACTTTGAAAGGTCCAGGAGGAAGTGGGGATCACTTTTACACACTGCCTGGTGTATTGTTTGGCTGAAGAATCAGTTTGTTAgaagcaaggtttaaaatctcgttttgtttcggtgtttcggtctgaccgaaattccCGCGttgaaatatgttattttttctgtgggtgtaaaatgccaaaatgactgagatttttgaaatttccgaaatttcaccgaaattttcaaaatattgcattttttcaattcaatgttGCATTTCATTTCGACTCgaccgagatactcgaaattctcgaaatctcgaccgagacgAAACAAGTTTTTGTACTATGGTTAGAAGGG
This window harbors:
- the LOC122662952 gene encoding structural maintenance of chromosomes protein 4-like, which produces MGVPSDFSEECMTGDSESNRRGSSKPRLFIKEMVMRNFKSYAGEQRVGPFHKSFSAVVGPNGSGKSNVIDAMLFVFGKRAKQMRLNKVSELIHNSTNHQNLDSAGVSVHFQEIIDQDDGNYEVVPGTDFVITRVAFRDNSSKYYINDCGSNFTEVTRKLKGKGVDLDNNRFLILQGEVEQISLMKPKGQGPHDEGFLEYLEDIIGTNKYVEKIEESYKQLETLNEKRSGVVQMVKLAEKERDSLEDVKNEAEAYMLKELSLLKWREKATKLASEDATSHVVELKTNVSNLEENLKNEREKIQENAKTLMDLEGVHNKYMKQQEELDDNLRTCKDEFKEFERQDVKYREDLKHIKLKIKKLEDKLEKDSSKIEEILKECEDSTTWIPKLEEGVPKLQQCLLDEEKVLEEIKESAKVKTESYRSELVEVRAELEPWEKLFIDHKGKLDVASNESQLLKEKDVYIHEAGLVAFEDAQKQMNEITDKIKVKSMSIVKLQSDLEKYKHEASDARKVEQDCLREQELLVPIEQTARQKLTELLSTMESEKSQGSVLKAILQAKESNQIEGIYGRMGDLGAIDG